Proteins encoded by one window of Triticum urartu cultivar G1812 unplaced genomic scaffold, Tu2.1 TuUngrouped_contig_6669, whole genome shotgun sequence:
- the LOC125530937 gene encoding protein BUNDLE SHEATH DEFECTIVE 2, chloroplastic-like isoform X2 encodes MGRPHRVVTMMQSNVRRERPKRPDPPCTICKGTGTINCRNCFGRGRINHVDLAVLPKGEWPQWCQICGGSGLDYCHRCHGTGEYREPMGFHFTVNRK; translated from the exons TTGTGACCATGATGCAGTCTAATGTTAGGAGAGAAAGACCAAAACGACCTGATCCTCCATGCACCATCTGCAAAGGCACTGGGACAATAAATTGCCGCAACTGTTTCGGTAGAG GAAGAATAAATCATGTCGATCTCGCCGTGCTCCCCAAGGGAGAATGGCCGCAATG GTGCCAAATATGCGGGGGTAGCGGCCTAGATTACTGCCACCGGTGCCATGGAACAGGTGAATATCGAGAACCCATGGGCTTTCACTTCACAGTCAATAGGAAATGA